The DNA region GGACTCCGGCCAGCCTCGTCGCGGCGCTCGGGACGTTCGCGATCGCACTGGCCACTCCCGCGCTCGCCCAGGAGGCCCTCCCCGCGCCGCTTGCGCTGCGCGCGGCGCTCGTGCTCGCGCTCGAGCAGAACCCGGACGTCCGGGTCGCCCGGCTCGAACTGGCCGAGAGCCGTGCGCGGCGCGGGGAAGCGCGTTCGGTGATCTGGCCGCAATTGCGCTATGCGTCTGCCGTCGGCCAGAGCAACAACCTCACGTCCCTGCTGGGCTCGGGCGGGGCGTCGGCCACCGAGGACCTGTCGACGGTCCTCGGCAGGTCGCAGGCGCAGTTCGGCACCCTGCGCCTGTCGGGAACCATGACGCTCTGGGACTGGGGCCGCAATGGCTCCCAGATCGAGATCGCGTCCGCCGACGAACTGGTCGCGTACGAGAGGCTGCGCGGCGCCCGCCAGGACGTGGCCTACAGCGTGCGCGCCGCCTACCTCGCGCTGGTGAGCGCCCGCGGTTCCAGCCGCATCGCCGCGCAGGCCGCCGCCCGCGCCGAGGCGCACTTCGTCGCGGCGCGAAAGCGGCAGCTCCGGGGAGTCGAGACCGAGCTGGCGGTGCTCCAGCGCGAGGCCAGGGCGCTGGCCCTCCAGCAGGAAGCCAGCAAGGCGGCCCGGGCCGAACGGGAGGCCGAGGCGCAACTCGCGCTCGTGCTGGGCGCCGACCCGAAAGCGAACCTCGCCGTGGTCCCGTACGAGGGGGGGCCGGCCGACCTGCCCGCGGCCGAGGAAGCGGTCGCGCGGGCACTGGCGGCCCGGCCCGATCTGCGAATCGCGGCCATCCAGCTCGCGAACGACGAGCTGCGGCGCGACGCCGAGGGCCGCTCCCAGCTTCCGGGGCTGTACCTCTCGGCAAGCGGCGGTGCGCTGGCCTCCACCGTGTCGGGTCTCGTGCCCGACATCGCCGTCACCACGACGCTCGCGGGCCCACTGTTCGACGGTTTCAAAGGGGCCAGCAGCCAGGAAAGGTATGGCCTGGCGGTCGCCCGCGCCCGGCAGCAGCGCGACCGCGCCGCCACCCGGGCCGCGGTGGAGGTCGAGACCGCCCGCAACATGGTCCTCGAAGCCATCGATCGCCAGCGCCTGGCCGAGCGCGAGGCCGAGGTCGCCACCCGCGCCCTCGCCGCCGAGAAGAGCCAGCAGGCGAAGGGCGTGGCTACCCAGTACGAGGTGCTGGACGCCGAACTGGCCGTGCTGCAGGCCGAGCAGCGGGCGAGCCAGGCGTATTACGACCGCACGCTGGCCGAGGCGCGGCTGGCGAAGGCCATGGGCGAGGATCCCCAGGAGACGCGCCTGGATGAGCCGCCGTCCGGCTGGAAGGCCCCTTAATGGGTATACACAACCAGTAGGATTGGGAAAGCACCGCTGAAGCAAGGGAGGACCTAGGACCCAGTGGCCATCGTCAAGATGAAGCTGGGGGAGATCCTGTTGAACGCCAATCTGATCTCCGAACCCCAGCTCAAGCAGGCGATGGAGATCCAGAAGGCGACCAAGGAGTCCCTCGGGATGATCCTGATCAAGCAGGGCTACGTCACCGAGGCGAGCATCAAGGACGCGCTAGAGCTCCAGTACGGCCTGCGCTACATCAATCTCCGCAAGACCAAGGTGCCGCCCGAGGTCCTCAAGCTCATTCCCGAGAACCTGATGCGGCAGCACATGATCATCCCGATCGCGCTGACCAACAACCGCCTGACGCTGGCGATGGTCGACCCGCAAAACCTCATCGCGGTGGACGACGTCCGTTTCATGCTCAAGGGCGTCACCGTCCAGCAAGTCGTCATCACCGAGGACGAGTTCTTCTGGTTCATGGACCAGCTGAAGCCGCCCGAGGAAATTCCCGAGCAGCTCAGCGGCCCGCTTCCCGACATCTCGACGGTCCTGGGCGAGATGGCCGCCGAAGACGAACTCGACATCGTCGAGGAGAAGATCGAGGATTTCCGCGTCACCGACCTGGAGCGGATGTCCGAGGAGTCGCCCATCGTCAAGCTGGCCAACTCGATCCTCACGGGCGCGCTCGGCGGCAAGAAGGTCTCCGACATCCACATCGAGCCGTTCGAGGAGCACATCCAGGTCCGGTACCGCATCGACGGCATCCTCCACAAGCAGTCGATGATTCCCAAGAAGTTCCTGCCGGCGCTGGTGAGCCGCCTCAAGATCATGGCGCAGCTGGACATCGCCGAGAAGCGCCTGCCGCAGGACGGCCGACTGCGCGTCAAGTTCAAGAACCGCGACATCGACTTCCGCGTCTCGACCTTGCCGTCCAAGCATGGCGAGAAGGTCGTCATGCGCATCCTCGACAAGTCGGGCACCATGCTCGGCCTCGAGAAGCTCTTCATCTACGAGGAAGACCTCAAGCTCGTGCGGGAGATGTGCGCCCGACCCTTCGGCATCATCTTCGTCACCGGGCCAACGGGCTCGGGCAAGACGACCACGCTCTACTCGATCCTCAACGAGCGCAACACCCCCGACGTCAACATCTCGACGGCCGAAGACCCGATCGAGTACGACGCTCCCGGGCTCACGCAGGTGCAGGCCAAGGCCGAGATCGGCATGACCTTCGCCCGCATTCTCAAGGCCTTCCTGCGTCAGGATCCCGACATCATGCTGATCGGTGAGACGCGCGACCTCGAAGTGGCCAAGATCGCCATCGAATCCGCTCTCACGGGCCACCTGGTGTTCACGTCGCTGCACACCAATGACGCGCCGGGCGCCATCATGCGGCTCAACGAGATGGGCGTCGAAAACTTCCTGGTCTCGGCCGCGACCATCGGCGTCATCGCCCAGCGGCTCATGCGGCGGCTCTGCAACAGCTGCAAGGAACCCTATCAGCCGACTCCGGCCGAGCTCGACTTCGTGGGCTATCGCTACAATCCCGCCGAGTTGCCCACCTTCCAGAAGCCGGTGGGCTGCGCGGCCTGCAACAAGGGATATGCCGGGCGCCTGGGCTGCTACGAGATCATGAAGATGAACGACGAGCTCCGGGATCTCATCGCCCGCGGAGCGACGAGCGCCCTGCTGCGGTATGCGGCCAAGCAGTCGGGGATGATCACCCTGAAGGATTACTCGCTCAAGCTCGTGCGCGACGGCCACACGTCGCTCGAGGAGGTCATCCGCGTGACGTTCTCGGGCGAGGGCGAGGAGAAGCTCTGCCCCGGCTGCCGCAATCCGGTCGGCGACGAGTTCGTCAAATGCCCGTTCTGCCAGGTAGATCTCAAGAAGCTGTGCCCCACCTGCAACAAGCGCATCGAGGAGGGCTGGAAGAGCTGTCCGGCATGCGGAACGCTCGTGGATGTCTAGGAGGTAGTTGACCTATGTACATGGAGGAACTGCTCCAGCTCGTGTTCGACCGCGACGGGTCGGACCTGCACATTTCGGCGGGCGTGCCACCCATCATCCGCATCAACGGCAAGCTGGTCCGCACCGACTACGATCCGCTCACCCCCGAAGACACGCAGCGATTGATCTTCTCGATTCTCTCGAACGACCAGCGCAAGCAGATCGAGCAGACCCTCGAGCTGGACTGCTCCTACGGCGTGGTCGGCCTGGGCCGCTTTCGCGTCAACG from Candidatus Tanganyikabacteria bacterium includes:
- a CDS encoding TolC family protein, with amino-acid sequence MLALEQNPDVRVARLELAESRARRGEARSVIWPQLRYASAVGQSNNLTSLLGSGGASATEDLSTVLGRSQAQFGTLRLSGTMTLWDWGRNGSQIEIASADELVAYERLRGARQDVAYSVRAAYLALVSARGSSRIAAQAAARAEAHFVAARKRQLRGVETELAVLQREARALALQQEASKAARAEREAEAQLALVLGADPKANLAVVPYEGGPADLPAAEEAVARALAARPDLRIAAIQLANDELRRDAEGRSQLPGLYLSASGGALASTVSGLVPDIAVTTTLAGPLFDGFKGASSQERYGLAVARARQQRDRAATRAAVEVETARNMVLEAIDRQRLAEREAEVATRALAAEKSQQAKGVATQYEVLDAELAVLQAEQRASQAYYDRTLAEARLAKAMGEDPQETRLDEPPSGWKAP
- the tadA gene encoding Flp pilus assembly complex ATPase component TadA; translated protein: MAIVKMKLGEILLNANLISEPQLKQAMEIQKATKESLGMILIKQGYVTEASIKDALELQYGLRYINLRKTKVPPEVLKLIPENLMRQHMIIPIALTNNRLTLAMVDPQNLIAVDDVRFMLKGVTVQQVVITEDEFFWFMDQLKPPEEIPEQLSGPLPDISTVLGEMAAEDELDIVEEKIEDFRVTDLERMSEESPIVKLANSILTGALGGKKVSDIHIEPFEEHIQVRYRIDGILHKQSMIPKKFLPALVSRLKIMAQLDIAEKRLPQDGRLRVKFKNRDIDFRVSTLPSKHGEKVVMRILDKSGTMLGLEKLFIYEEDLKLVREMCARPFGIIFVTGPTGSGKTTTLYSILNERNTPDVNISTAEDPIEYDAPGLTQVQAKAEIGMTFARILKAFLRQDPDIMLIGETRDLEVAKIAIESALTGHLVFTSLHTNDAPGAIMRLNEMGVENFLVSAATIGVIAQRLMRRLCNSCKEPYQPTPAELDFVGYRYNPAELPTFQKPVGCAACNKGYAGRLGCYEIMKMNDELRDLIARGATSALLRYAAKQSGMITLKDYSLKLVRDGHTSLEEVIRVTFSGEGEEKLCPGCRNPVGDEFVKCPFCQVDLKKLCPTCNKRIEEGWKSCPACGTLVDV